The genomic DNA agcttgaatttggaaaagaacgccatgcattgctttatattttaaagctttttacaaatattgttgattaattatcttcgaaaaatgcatggttacccccaattttctttttggatttcaataacacttgttaagatctgcttttcccgcatagtcagtaaaccgtgcaaaaatacctttgaattagtaggcaccatccttaagcaataattattattggtgtCTCGTATGgaaccaaaaaaataattactcAGTCCTTTGTTGAAAGAGTTTAGGTACAACTGACATTATCACAACATGGATGTCCCCTGGTCTGTGAAGATACTGTATTACTAGGGCAATTTGAAGTTTTTCTGGATTAAATTCACCATTTACTTAATTTAATTGCATAGTTATGCCTAGCTTGATTGATTTAAACATTGCACCATATTCTAAGCAAATCAGAGGCTAAAACAAAAccaatttttctgtttttcttgtaCATGTTTTCTTGCAAGTGCAAGATGCATGTATTTgcttcacaataattattaattgccTTACTTGAATATCTGGGGCACATTAGTTGGGGGAATTATGTCAGTTTGGTTTCCTGGTAATTAGGCACTTGTGCATCGCGTTGGACTAGAGCTGAGATGTAGTGAAGCTTTATGCAGGGTTATCCGTGATGTTTTCCCTCATTACCCCATAATGTGCTTATTTGGTCCAACCTTGAGACGATAAGAGAAGCCTATAAAACCAAGCTTTTTGAAGGTTAAAACACATGTTGTAAAGCTTTTGAGAGAAAAtttatacaaaataatttaaaattcatATTTCTGAGCAGCACGTCATATTAAATATTTGTtgttataaataattattacattgtCTAAAAACTATGAGACTGAAAACAGTGTAAAATGATTGCATACTTGTTtggtttatgcaaaaaaaaatgtgtcttAACTGTGAAATCTTGTTGGCATTACTACTGACCTGAGAATTAAACACCGGTAgctttataaaataaaatataacttTCTGGATTGCAAGAGTTTGAAATAAAACATGCAGCCCCTAGTCACtgattgacaagaaaaaaaccaagaagaaaGTACATGCAATAAAAAGCTGTGAAATTGAAAAAGGAGAGCTGAAACATTCCTCCaaattgaaataataaattatgataGAAGATTACTGGAGTTAAAATTGGAAACAAGACTAAAATAATTGCAAATTACAATGTTTGTCCTCATCTCTTCTACAAGTCCCCTTCTGACACTTGCTGTTTGAAGTCTACAACCATTGTTCCACTTCAAGGGACAggaatataaataataataatttactctTTCTATAATAGACAGCTTTGTTAATTGTCACTGAAATACAAATACTATTAAGAAAGTACTCACCAAAAGACTTACTGGGTGCattaaattgaaacaaaaactaTCACtggagaaacaaatgaaaaacaacagatcaactgctttgtttttaaaatgttgttttctgaaaatagccaaaaatattaaaattacaGTGTCAATTTGAATGATAAAAGCTAGTTAAAATTTCATGTCAAGTCTTCAGTTGTTCAAAGCTTGGCAAACTGTTCCTGGGAAATAAGTAACTAAATTAAATACACTGACTTAAATTGTCATTTATTTACCAGTAATTTAACGTCTGcatttagctttaattttttgtaatgTCAGACATTTTGACAGAGAAAATCAAGCAAAGAGGATAGAGAAATGAGAGGTAATTGTCTCAGATATAACACCATGAGACATTTTCATTACATCCTTCGTGAGTAATAATTTAGAACATCATGGTAGTTACTTATCAACCCAACAAAGTCACCCATGCTTTGAACAACAAAGATGTGATGGAAACAAAGAAGAGACTTCACAGGACAAAGGATTTTGGCCTTTGCTTTGAGCCAATCTTTTTGTCTCTACTTGTTTTCGGCCTGTCTTTTACTTTCTTTGCTTCATTTTCCTGCCACTTCTTATGACACTGTTTCTCGTGGATAGAGATTGATGCTGAACCATATTCTCTACCACAGAGATAACAAACAACTAAAGCTGGCTTGCTTGGTGTACAACTTTTCTTCAATTGTGTTTCATCCACTGAGCAGGAGTCTTTGCTGAGATACGTTGTCTCTGGTGACAGCAGATCTCCATAACTCCCACTTCTAAATGgcatttctttgttgttgttgttgttgttgttgttgttttcctcAACAGCATGGTCAATTTTTATTGTAACGGGCAGGTGTACAGAGTGTCGTTTCTTTGATTGCTTTTCTTTCTGTAGTTTCTCTGCCTCCTCTAACTTTTTCTGAGCATCCCATTTTTTGAGGCATTGCTTTTCATGGATTGGAAGGGAGTGTGCAGTGAACTGCTTCCCACAAAGATAACAAAGTATCATTCTTGGCATTTGATGAATGCCCTTGACTGCTTTGGGCAAGTAGTTACTTCTGTCCACAAGGCTTTCACAAGATGCAGATCGCGTTTTACTCTGTTTCTCTAGAGGAGAGAAAGTTGAGTTGCGTGGAGATGTATTCACATGATGAATCAAAGAAGAGGCTGATCCTGCTTTGGTGATTGCTGTTTGAAGCCCACGTGTGCATGGACTACGGGAACGCTTAGGGTTAGCGAGGCGCCACTTCTTAAGGCATTGGGGCTCATGAATTTTTAGAGACTTGGATCCATATTCCCTTCCACAGATATAACAGACTGTCAAGTTTGGATTACTTTTAGACAAAGACAAGGACCTTTCTCTTTCAGTTTCTCTAGGGGTTCCCTGTGAATCAGATGAGCTTGTGAGGGATTCCAGTGAGCCACCTTTAATTTGTTGATCCAAATTCAAGTGGTTGCCATTCAGCACTTTATTTGCCAGCAGAGTGTACTCATCACTGCTTTGATCTTTTGCATCTTCAGAGACTGTGTAGGTTGACACACTGCACTCGTCTATGTCATCATCATCTGAAGTGTTTTGTTCAGCCGAGGAATGTGACTCCACCTCTGCCTTCTCCAATGACATGGACTCAAACGAATTAGAAGGATCATCTGCTTTGTCAACTGTTCCTTGTTTTAACAGCTGTATAGTATCACAGGTAGCCAGAGGCTTTGAACGCTCTTTAATCAACCTTTGTCCCAGCTCAATATCCTTAACAGTTACAATACTGGGTCTTTTTTGCGACGTCACGGCCGACTTGGAAGAGGCCCTTATGTCATCCAAACTCAAACTTTGGTTTCTATTTATAGTTGGCACATCGGGAAGAACTCTTCGTTTCCTTTGCTCGTGTGATGATTTCCTTCTCGGTTGTTCCTTAGCCAcatctttttctctttgtttggCCATTTCCCATCTTTTTGCGCATTGTCGTTCATGGACATTGATGGAGTGCGAAGTAAACTCCCTCCCACAAATGTAACAAAGGACTGTGTTCGGTTTTGGCATGCCGAGAGGAACGTCAAACTAATTTCAGATCTGTGGAAAGAGCAAATTTACGTTGTGTGGGAATCTTCACCTTGAGTAAAAAATCTGGAAGCTTAATGTAATGCCTCTCAACGGGGTAATTTTGTGTGACCGCCATTCAAGTGGAAAAGTAATCACGATATTCTCGTCAATCCAGTTTCAAGGAAGAACAAACAAGTCCTTGTATCAGCTTGTCAACAACAAACCAACTATACCACAAAATTTAGTATTTCAAACCGAACATGGCGAGGAATTTCTTTAATTGACAACATCAAAGCTTGAAACTTCGGCGTCGCACGTCATGTGTACTACAACTGCAGACAATTTTGACCACTCTCTTAAGAGGGAACAACAAATATTTGACCTCACGAAACAAACACTAGAGACAGAAAATTTGCGATAATGGTCTGACGTTCGTGCACATAATTATTTCAATCAGCGAACCGAACATGCTCGCTTAACGGTGTTGTATAATAAGAATTAACGAGTTAAGTTTCTGCCGTTTGTGCTTGAAACTATTCCGAAATCGTGttaaaattgaatgaaaacttATAAAACTTACCTGGTTACAGTACGTACTTTAGCCACCTTTAAAAACCGTTCGAACTGGTGTTCTTTTTGGTGGTAGTGGTGGAAGGTTTTCGTGTTTAAGGTTCCTTGTTGCCAACGCTTCACCGGGAGATCCGAACGAACTAAGCAGCTGTCGTATCACCTGACCTATTTATAACTGCAAAGTATTATTCTGTGTCCATAGGGGACGCGAATAAATTCACTTGAATGAGGTCACTGCGGAAAAATCCTCTTCTACTTGAAAAACTGCGTTGTATATACTCCTACCCAAATATCGAATCGTTTGGAGACACAAAAAGGAAAGTGGGTTGGTTTCCTGGATACGGagattctttgaaaacagctgCGCTGCTgaggtaacaaaaaaaatagtATAATCACTCATTTCGCGAAAAACTGTTCAAGTGTAAACAAGAAATTCTGACCGGAAGTGAGATTACAGGCAATAATTAACTCTCGTTCCCAGCGCTGCGCATCCAGTGTAAACAAGGATGGCGGAGAATGCTGGTGGTGCAATAGCAAAGTGTAGATTCTTTGAGACCAAAAAAGGGTGCAGATTGGGAGATACGTGTCGATTCGTTCACGCCAAAGAACTCTCTGATGCGTCAATGAATGCCCTAGACGAGGGTTGTCAAATACGCACAGGAAATGTTAAACGATCTTCAACAGATCACTATGTACATGCACCGATTGTTGAAGAAAAAGAACAGGACGAAAAGTTAGAGACTCCTCTGAAGCTTGATAGACAAACAGTTGCTTGTAAGTTCTTTAGTGGGAAGCGAGGCTGTTTAAGAGGAAGTAAATGCCCATTTTTCCACGGAATGAACGATAATGGATACCTGTGTGACAACAAAGCTTCTGGTCATGGCAAAATTCCTGGTAAATTAAGACAAAACCTGCATGCATATGGTAGACATGTGAAttcgaaagaaaagaaacgaaCACCTCATCATTGGGAAGATGTTGTTACACCATTCTCTGGATTCCGTAACAGTCCTTGTCATAAAACCAATCAGCCAACCTTTGTTAGCGATCCACAATTGGAGTTTGAGAAACAATTAACTGTTAATGAACAAGTTACAATATTGCATGTGCAAGATGTTAATGTCACCAATTCCAGGACAAACGAGCAAAGATCGCGATTCACTCAATCAGACAAGCATTCTAAGCAAAAACGTAATGAAAACAACCGAGATTCACCATGCTTTAAAAGAGGCAAAGACTCCAAAGAGGGCTTTACAATAAGACAGAACAGAAGCAAATGTGAAGCAATACAAGGGAAACAGTCCCTCAGCTGTACAAGGGATACaggcagtaaaataaaagaaatggtagCTGA from Montipora capricornis isolate CH-2021 chromosome 2, ASM3666992v2, whole genome shotgun sequence includes the following:
- the LOC138039245 gene encoding uncharacterized protein; protein product: MPKPNTVLCYICGREFTSHSINVHERQCAKRWEMAKQREKDVAKEQPRRKSSHEQRKRRVLPDVPTINRNQSLSLDDIRASSKSAVTSQKRPSIVTVKDIELGQRLIKERSKPLATCDTIQLLKQGTVDKADDPSNSFESMSLEKAEVESHSSAEQNTSDDDDIDECSVSTYTVSEDAKDQSSDEYTLLANKVLNGNHLNLDQQIKGGSLESLTSSSDSQGTPRETERERSLSLSKSNPNLTVCYICGREYGSKSLKIHEPQCLKKWRLANPKRSRSPCTRGLQTAITKAGSASSLIHHVNTSPRNSTFSPLEKQSKTRSASCESLVDRSNYLPKAVKGIHQMPRMILCYLCGKQFTAHSLPIHEKQCLKKWDAQKKLEEAEKLQKEKQSKKRHSVHLPVTIKIDHAVEENNNNNNNNNKEMPFRSGSYGDLLSPETTYLSKDSCSVDETQLKKSCTPSKPALVVCYLCGREYGSASISIHEKQCHKKWQENEAKKVKDRPKTSRDKKIGSKQRPKSFVL